In Deltaproteobacteria bacterium HGW-Deltaproteobacteria-18, a single genomic region encodes these proteins:
- a CDS encoding 4Fe-4S ferredoxin, with amino-acid sequence MEKAKVYFTDFRTVAFGDGLPTKLKKLIRKAGVGDIDMDGKFVAIKLHFGELGNISYLRPNYAKAVADLVKELGGKPFLTDCNTMYPGKRKNALEHLECAWENGFSPLSVGCPILIGDGLKGTDDIAVPVVGGEYVKEAKIGRAVMDADVFISLTHFKGHEMTGFGGAIKNIGMGCGSRAGKTEQHSGGKASIDEAKCRACMACLKECANEALHFDEEAEKMRVNEDNCVGCGRCLGACNFDAIAFRNFAANELLNKRMAEYTKAVVDGRPCFHISLVVDVSPNCDCHGENDAPILPDLGMFASFDPLALDQACVDACMKARPLPGSQLYENLLKSDFNDHHDHFRNSTPQSEWRSCLDHAEKIGLGTRDYELIFVK; translated from the coding sequence ATGGAGAAAGCAAAGGTCTATTTTACCGATTTCCGCACGGTGGCTTTTGGAGACGGACTGCCCACCAAGCTCAAGAAGCTGATCAGAAAAGCCGGGGTCGGTGATATTGATATGGACGGGAAGTTCGTCGCCATCAAGCTGCATTTCGGCGAATTGGGCAATATCAGCTATCTTCGTCCCAATTACGCCAAGGCCGTGGCCGATCTGGTCAAGGAACTCGGTGGCAAGCCGTTTCTGACCGACTGCAACACCATGTATCCGGGCAAGCGCAAGAACGCTCTCGAGCATCTTGAATGCGCTTGGGAAAACGGGTTCTCGCCGCTGTCGGTCGGCTGTCCCATCCTTATCGGGGACGGGCTGAAGGGGACCGACGACATTGCGGTGCCCGTGGTGGGCGGAGAATATGTCAAGGAAGCCAAGATCGGCAGGGCGGTCATGGATGCGGACGTGTTCATCAGCCTGACGCATTTCAAGGGACACGAGATGACCGGCTTCGGCGGGGCCATCAAGAACATCGGCATGGGCTGCGGCTCACGGGCCGGCAAGACCGAGCAGCACAGCGGCGGCAAGGCGTCCATCGACGAGGCCAAATGCCGGGCCTGCATGGCCTGTCTGAAGGAATGCGCCAACGAAGCGCTCCACTTTGACGAGGAAGCGGAAAAGATGCGCGTCAACGAAGACAATTGCGTCGGCTGCGGCCGTTGCCTCGGGGCGTGTAACTTCGACGCCATCGCGTTCAGGAATTTCGCGGCCAACGAGCTTCTGAACAAGCGCATGGCGGAATACACCAAGGCGGTAGTGGATGGCCGTCCGTGTTTCCACATCTCGCTTGTCGTCGATGTCTCCCCCAACTGCGACTGCCACGGGGAAAACGACGCGCCCATCCTGCCCGATCTGGGCATGTTCGCCTCTTTTGATCCGCTCGCCCTGGACCAGGCCTGCGTGGATGCCTGCATGAAGGCGAGGCCCCTTCCGGGCAGCCAGCTCTACGAGAACCTGTTGAAGTCCGATTTCAACGACCATCACGACCACTTCAGGAACTCCACGCCGCAATCGGAATGGCGCTCCTGTCTGGATCATGCGGAAAAGATAGGGCTGGGCACCAGGGACTATGAGCTGATTTTCGTCAAATAA
- a CDS encoding phosphogluconate dehydrogenase (NADP(+)-dependent, decarboxylating) (catalyzes the formation of D-ribulose 5-phosphate from 6-phospho-D-gluconate), which produces MSSDRLADIGVVGLAVMGENLVLNMEGQGFTVACFNRTVARVDAFVSGRGANRSIIGCHSLEQLVRALSKPRKVMCMVKAGEAVDALMASLIPLLEPGDVIIDGGNSHFRDTMRRIDEVEKHGLLFVGAGISGGEEGALHGPSIMPGGSEGAWDIIRPVFQRICAVTPDGEPCCEWMGEGGAGHFVKMVHNGIEYGDMQLICEVYHLMKAGLGMSNEEMRTVFSRWNKGRLDSYLIEITADILGFRDDKGAYPLDAILDAAQQKGTGKWTVGAALDVGQPLTLIGEAVFARSLSALKDERLAAAQVLTGPSPSDLDVLFEDFEEALYAAKIVSYAQGFQLLRAQAQEQGWKLDFGKIARIWRGGCIIRSVFLKNIESAFSGNPDLVNLLLAPFFRDAVMQAQTGWRRVVAAGALGGIPVPTLSAALAYFDGYRAAVLPANLLQAQRDYFGAHTYERTDSPRGERFHTNWTGQGGATSSTSYEV; this is translated from the coding sequence ATGAGCAGCGACAGGTTGGCGGACATCGGAGTTGTCGGACTGGCGGTCATGGGGGAGAATCTTGTGCTCAACATGGAGGGCCAGGGCTTCACCGTGGCCTGCTTCAATCGCACCGTGGCCAGGGTCGATGCGTTCGTAAGCGGGCGCGGCGCGAACAGAAGCATCATCGGCTGTCATAGCCTGGAGCAACTGGTCCGGGCGCTGTCCAAACCACGCAAGGTCATGTGCATGGTCAAGGCCGGCGAGGCGGTGGACGCGTTGATGGCATCCCTCATTCCGTTGCTCGAGCCCGGGGACGTGATCATCGACGGCGGCAATTCCCATTTCCGTGACACCATGCGCCGGATCGACGAAGTCGAAAAGCACGGCCTCCTCTTTGTCGGGGCCGGAATCTCCGGGGGCGAGGAAGGAGCCCTGCACGGCCCGTCCATCATGCCCGGCGGGTCCGAAGGCGCCTGGGACATCATCCGCCCCGTGTTCCAGCGTATCTGCGCCGTGACGCCCGACGGGGAGCCGTGCTGCGAGTGGATGGGCGAGGGCGGAGCCGGGCATTTCGTCAAGATGGTGCACAACGGCATCGAGTACGGCGACATGCAGCTCATCTGCGAAGTCTACCATCTGATGAAGGCCGGGCTCGGGATGTCCAACGAGGAGATGCGCACCGTCTTCTCCCGCTGGAACAAGGGCCGCCTCGATTCGTACCTGATCGAGATCACGGCGGACATTCTCGGTTTCCGCGACGACAAGGGCGCATACCCCCTTGATGCCATCCTCGACGCAGCCCAGCAGAAGGGCACCGGCAAGTGGACGGTGGGCGCGGCCCTCGACGTCGGCCAACCGCTGACGCTCATCGGTGAGGCCGTCTTCGCCCGCTCCCTTTCGGCCCTCAAGGACGAGCGCCTTGCCGCCGCGCAGGTTCTCACAGGCCCCTCTCCATCTGATCTCGATGTGCTGTTCGAAGATTTCGAAGAGGCCCTTTACGCGGCCAAGATCGTTTCCTACGCCCAGGGCTTTCAGCTCCTGCGGGCCCAGGCGCAGGAACAGGGCTGGAAACTCGACTTCGGGAAGATCGCCAGGATATGGCGCGGCGGCTGCATCATCCGCTCCGTCTTCCTGAAGAACATCGAGAGCGCCTTTTCGGGAAACCCGGATCTCGTGAATCTTCTGCTCGCCCCTTTTTTCCGCGATGCGGTCATGCAGGCCCAGACCGGATGGCGGCGCGTCGTGGCGGCGGGGGCCTTGGGCGGCATCCCCGTACCAACCCTCTCGGCCGCACTGGCCTATTTCGACGGCTATCGCGCGGCCGTGCTGCCCGCCAACCTGTTGCAGGCCCAGCGCGATTATTTCGGGGCCCACACCTACGAGAGGACGGACAGTCCCCGTGGCGAGCGTTTTCACACCAACTGGACCGGGCAGGGCGGCGCGACCTCCTCGACGTCCTATGAAGTCTAG
- a CDS encoding DUF547 domain-containing protein → MIVAKKCARGLVVAIMGAVLLFWAASGPADAAEFDHGHGILGQVLRERVVDGRVDYRGLLKSPTLLDRYLQSTSGVTEAQFKGWNEGQQLAFLINLYNAATLRLIIDHYPLEGIRDIGNIFKGPWDQKVVSLFGGMITLNHLEHDIIRKDYAEPRIHIALVCAARSCPALPSYAFTADALDGQLGERARLYLSSPEGLRVDRAAGKVFVSSIFKWYGEDFVPGFSRTPGFDGLKDKERAVMHFIAQNVSDDMRSYFSGGGYTLGYIDYNWSLNEQEVGP, encoded by the coding sequence ATGATAGTTGCGAAAAAATGCGCGCGAGGCCTGGTTGTCGCGATAATGGGGGCCGTTCTGCTTTTCTGGGCTGCGAGCGGGCCTGCGGATGCCGCTGAATTCGATCACGGCCACGGCATCCTCGGCCAGGTTCTCAGGGAGCGGGTCGTCGACGGCCGGGTCGATTACCGGGGGCTCCTGAAATCTCCGACGCTCCTCGATCGCTATCTGCAATCGACGTCCGGCGTCACCGAAGCCCAGTTCAAGGGCTGGAACGAAGGGCAGCAGCTCGCGTTCCTGATCAACCTCTACAACGCGGCCACCCTGCGGCTGATCATCGATCACTACCCGCTGGAGGGTATCAGGGACATCGGTAACATTTTCAAGGGGCCCTGGGATCAGAAGGTGGTCAGCCTGTTTGGAGGAATGATCACCCTCAACCATCTCGAACACGACATCATCCGCAAGGACTACGCCGAGCCGCGCATTCACATCGCCCTGGTCTGCGCGGCCAGAAGCTGCCCGGCACTTCCGAGCTACGCTTTCACGGCCGATGCGCTCGACGGGCAACTGGGCGAACGCGCCCGGCTCTATCTGTCAAGCCCGGAGGGCTTGCGTGTGGACCGCGCTGCCGGGAAGGTCTTTGTTTCGTCCATCTTCAAATGGTATGGGGAGGATTTTGTGCCCGGATTTTCCCGGACGCCGGGTTTCGACGGGTTGAAGGACAAGGAACGGGCGGTCATGCATTTCATCGCACAAAACGTATCCGATGACATGCGCAGCTATTTTTCAGGAGGCGGATACACATTGGGATACATCGATTACAATTGGTCCCTGAACGAACAGGAGGTCGGCCCATGA
- a CDS encoding mercuric reductase — protein MADSKVHSVKHEPQDEHNRTLESFVRPSGWTNPRPKPIYNLVVIGAGTAGLVCAAGAAGLGAKVALIERDFLGGDCLNFGCVPSKALLRAARAAAAVRDAGEFGVNVPEGIEVDFGQIMERMRRLRAAIAPNDSVRRFQGLGVDVFLGPGRFTDPHTVEVGGERLSLVKAVIATGARAAAPPIEGLDTVRYLTNETVFSLTKLPKRLAVIGTGPVGCELAQAFARFGSEVLLIESSRGILPKEDRDAAEFVRQALIKDGVKLLCCGKEVKVSPAEGGRIRLVANAGAGSYDETVDELLIAVGRKPNVEGLGLEEAGVAYSAKGVQVDDHLRTTNPDIFAAGDVCSPFQFTHAADFMARTVLRNALFKGRAKVSALTIPWCTYTEPEIAHVGLGEKEAAEKGIAVDTFTRELREVDRAILEGHTDGLVRVHVRRGTDKIVGATIVASNAGDMISEISLAMTSGLGLGKIANTIHPYPTLGEAIRQVGDAYNRGRLTPLVKLLFEKWLAWQRRKK, from the coding sequence ATGGCGGATTCAAAAGTGCATTCTGTAAAACATGAGCCCCAGGACGAGCACAACAGGACCCTGGAGTCTTTCGTGCGCCCTTCGGGATGGACCAATCCCAGGCCAAAACCCATCTATAACCTGGTGGTGATAGGTGCCGGGACGGCCGGGCTGGTGTGTGCGGCGGGCGCGGCCGGGTTGGGAGCCAAAGTGGCTCTCATCGAGCGGGATTTTCTGGGGGGCGACTGTCTGAATTTCGGTTGCGTGCCGTCCAAGGCTCTGCTCCGGGCTGCGAGGGCCGCGGCGGCCGTGCGGGACGCTGGGGAGTTCGGCGTGAACGTGCCGGAAGGCATTGAAGTCGATTTCGGCCAAATTATGGAGCGCATGCGCAGGCTGCGGGCCGCCATCGCCCCTAACGACTCGGTTCGGCGCTTCCAGGGTCTGGGCGTGGATGTCTTCCTCGGTCCGGGCCGCTTCACGGATCCGCATACCGTGGAGGTCGGCGGGGAGCGCCTGTCCTTGGTCAAGGCGGTGATCGCCACGGGAGCCCGCGCCGCCGCCCCGCCCATCGAAGGGCTGGATACGGTGCGTTATCTGACCAACGAAACGGTCTTCTCCCTGACGAAGCTGCCCAAACGCCTGGCCGTCATCGGCACTGGGCCCGTCGGCTGCGAGCTGGCCCAGGCCTTCGCCCGCTTCGGTTCGGAAGTGCTGCTCATCGAGTCGTCCCGGGGCATCCTGCCCAAGGAGGATCGGGACGCGGCGGAGTTTGTCCGCCAGGCCCTGATCAAGGACGGCGTGAAGCTCCTGTGCTGCGGGAAGGAGGTCAAGGTCTCCCCGGCCGAAGGCGGGCGGATACGCCTCGTGGCGAATGCGGGGGCCGGGAGCTACGACGAGACCGTCGACGAACTGCTCATCGCCGTAGGCCGCAAGCCCAATGTCGAGGGATTGGGCCTGGAAGAGGCCGGGGTTGCGTATTCGGCCAAGGGCGTGCAGGTCGATGACCATCTGCGCACGACCAATCCCGACATCTTCGCCGCCGGGGACGTCTGCTCCCCGTTCCAGTTCACCCACGCCGCGGACTTCATGGCCCGCACGGTCCTGCGCAACGCGCTTTTCAAGGGCCGGGCCAAGGTCAGCGCCCTGACCATCCCCTGGTGTACCTACACGGAGCCCGAGATCGCGCATGTGGGTCTTGGCGAGAAAGAGGCGGCGGAAAAGGGGATTGCCGTGGACACCTTCACCCGGGAATTGCGTGAGGTCGACCGGGCCATCCTCGAAGGGCATACCGACGGTCTGGTGCGGGTGCATGTGCGCAGGGGCACCGACAAGATCGTGGGTGCGACCATCGTCGCCAGCAACGCCGGTGACATGATATCGGAGATATCCCTGGCCATGACGAGCGGGCTGGGCCTCGGGAAGATTGCGAACACCATCCACCCCTACCCGACCCTGGGTGAAGCCATCCGGCAAGTCGGCGACGCCTACAACAGAGGGCGGCTGACGCCGTTGGTCAAGCTCCTGTTTGAAAAGTGGCTGGCCTGGCAGCGAAGGAAGAAGTGA
- a CDS encoding succinate dehydrogenase: MWELLQGMHEGGWVHEAVTDGMRRKIVRKHFGAAMKRSLIGVLPLMVLLAAFSVCAEPLRLSTLEWPPFVGQDLPDQGTTSARVRSICAVAGLDLAVSFLPWKRVLMEARAGLAQGYFPEYRSADREKEFHFSKAVGCSVVGLVHRRDVTLDWVRLEDLGSYRLGVVDGYVNTEEFDRLVSAGVISPVKCNSDEMALRMLEVGRIDAVVMDRAVFRHLSGRAEASQTPSPLVFAAKILTVHSLHVCFPRTPAGKALVERFDRAIVSGGLELICASSTEDRH; encoded by the coding sequence ATGTGGGAGCTGTTGCAAGGGATGCACGAAGGAGGCTGGGTTCATGAAGCAGTCACAGACGGAATGCGGCGCAAGATTGTCCGCAAACATTTCGGGGCAGCAATGAAGCGGAGCCTGATAGGCGTGTTGCCGCTCATGGTTCTTCTGGCCGCGTTTTCCGTCTGCGCGGAGCCGCTCAGGCTGAGCACGCTGGAATGGCCTCCTTTCGTTGGCCAGGATCTTCCGGATCAGGGAACGACCAGCGCCCGCGTGCGCAGCATCTGCGCCGTCGCGGGGCTGGATCTTGCCGTGTCCTTTCTGCCCTGGAAGCGGGTGCTCATGGAGGCCCGCGCCGGGCTCGCCCAAGGCTACTTTCCCGAATACCGCTCGGCGGACCGAGAAAAGGAATTTCATTTCTCGAAGGCGGTCGGGTGCAGCGTGGTGGGGTTGGTGCATCGGCGTGACGTGACGCTGGACTGGGTCCGCTTGGAGGACCTGGGCTCCTACCGCCTCGGCGTTGTGGATGGGTATGTGAACACCGAGGAGTTCGACCGTCTCGTGAGTGCAGGCGTCATCAGCCCCGTCAAATGCAACTCCGATGAGATGGCCCTGCGCATGCTCGAGGTTGGGAGGATCGACGCGGTCGTCATGGACCGGGCCGTGTTCAGGCATCTTTCAGGCAGGGCGGAAGCGTCGCAAACACCATCCCCCCTGGTCTTTGCCGCTAAAATCCTCACCGTACACTCGCTGCATGTCTGTTTTCCCCGGACTCCCGCCGGAAAGGCGCTGGTGGAGCGTTTCGACCGCGCGATCGTGTCCGGCGGGCTTGAGCTCATATGTGCCTCCTCGACCGAGGACCGCCACTGA
- a CDS encoding PqqD family protein, protein MQQSQSKADALSAVPVPMPGIRTIVSDQGLVRISHPATLKPWLARLLPPSVTLPMRTLELDAMGTFVWNRIDGTASVDDLARQLAKHYSCLPAEAEQAVAMFIRQLGQRGILGLR, encoded by the coding sequence ATGCAGCAATCGCAATCCAAGGCTGACGCCCTCTCCGCCGTACCCGTGCCCATGCCCGGAATCCGGACCATCGTCTCGGACCAAGGTCTGGTCCGCATCAGCCACCCGGCCACCTTGAAGCCTTGGCTGGCCCGGCTTCTACCCCCCTCCGTCACCCTGCCCATGCGCACCCTGGAGCTTGACGCCATGGGCACTTTCGTCTGGAACCGCATCGACGGCACGGCCTCGGTGGACGATCTGGCGCGCCAGCTTGCCAAGCACTATTCCTGCCTTCCGGCAGAGGCCGAGCAGGCCGTGGCCATGTTCATCCGCCAGCTCGGACAGCGCGGCATCCTGGGACTGCGCTAG
- a CDS encoding stage II sporulation protein E produces the protein MPRQSTRLLFLDFALFVGAGLAVGVYHHLFWGFPVFSGVEIIIGFATIGLFAALDLSLEWEHRVIAHTDMAEVHRPGPASFFPQTRRFAYLSSGIIIFVTMVLLALLMRDITWLEAQEKAAQDLSTLLWAVIWEVLFVMGILLVMTLILVFSYARNLKLLFRNQTSVLEMVSRGRLDTKVPVVTNDEFAVIAGHTNVMIDRLVERERMVHGLELARQIQANLLPTASPYLPGLQLYGASVFCEETGGDFYDFMVRDGVGGPELVAVIGDVTGHGVGAALLMASIRAYLKALLLQGLDLAEVMTRANSLIHADVDDSGNFVTAFVLSYCPDTRRAAWVGAGHDPAWFVAEGGTVSRSLAGRDIPLGVTPGWEYTELSEELEKGVLVMGTDGIWEAGIEGKGMFGKERLLSVVRRNLQASPQDLASRILDAVDAYTENARVEDDRTVVIARLA, from the coding sequence GTGCCGCGGCAGTCGACACGCCTGCTGTTCCTGGACTTCGCCCTCTTCGTGGGCGCGGGTCTGGCTGTGGGCGTGTATCATCATCTTTTCTGGGGGTTTCCGGTCTTCAGCGGCGTGGAGATCATCATAGGTTTCGCCACTATCGGCCTTTTCGCCGCCCTGGATCTGAGTCTGGAGTGGGAGCACCGCGTCATTGCACACACGGACATGGCCGAAGTCCACCGTCCCGGCCCAGCCTCCTTCTTTCCCCAGACCCGGCGTTTCGCCTACCTCTCCTCAGGGATCATCATCTTCGTAACCATGGTTCTGCTCGCTCTGCTCATGCGCGACATCACTTGGCTCGAGGCCCAGGAAAAGGCCGCTCAGGACCTGTCCACCCTGCTGTGGGCCGTGATCTGGGAAGTGCTTTTCGTCATGGGCATCCTGCTGGTCATGACCCTGATCCTGGTCTTTTCCTATGCCCGCAATCTGAAGCTCCTCTTCCGCAACCAGACCTCGGTCCTGGAAATGGTCAGCCGCGGCCGTCTGGATACCAAGGTCCCCGTGGTGACCAACGACGAGTTCGCGGTCATCGCCGGGCACACCAACGTCATGATCGATCGCCTGGTGGAGCGGGAGCGGATGGTGCATGGCCTGGAGTTGGCCCGGCAGATCCAGGCGAATCTGCTGCCGACCGCCTCGCCCTACCTGCCGGGCCTGCAGCTCTACGGGGCCAGTGTCTTCTGTGAGGAGACGGGCGGGGATTTCTACGATTTCATGGTCCGCGACGGCGTCGGCGGACCGGAGTTGGTGGCGGTCATCGGCGACGTGACCGGACACGGCGTGGGCGCGGCCCTGCTCATGGCTTCCATCAGGGCTTACCTGAAAGCCCTGCTCCTGCAGGGACTGGACCTGGCCGAGGTCATGACGCGCGCCAACTCTCTCATCCACGCGGATGTGGACGACAGCGGCAATTTTGTCACCGCCTTCGTGCTGTCCTACTGTCCGGACACGCGCCGGGCCGCCTGGGTCGGGGCCGGGCACGACCCTGCCTGGTTCGTCGCCGAGGGTGGCACGGTCAGTCGCAGTCTGGCTGGCCGGGACATTCCCCTCGGGGTCACGCCGGGCTGGGAGTACACGGAACTTTCGGAGGAGCTGGAAAAGGGCGTGCTCGTCATGGGCACAGACGGAATTTGGGAGGCCGGGATAGAAGGGAAGGGGATGTTCGGCAAGGAGCGGCTTTTGAGTGTGGTCAGACGGAACCTGCAGGCGTCGCCTCAGGACCTCGCCTCGCGCATCCTGGACGCCGTGGATGCGTACACCGAAAACGCCCGCGTCGAGGACGACCGGACAGTGGTCATTGCCCGTCTGGCATAG